One Microbacterium trichothecenolyticum DNA window includes the following coding sequences:
- a CDS encoding FMN-binding protein has product MIRTTAVPRPVRVGTALLGVAGIVTLAGCSGGTATDAPAESAAAPAASSAPTTSAPTSSTAGGSTATGVYKDGTYEATGQYATPESVETVDVTLTIAGDTVTAVTVTGDPQAAESRRYQSEFIGGIADEVVGKKLDEISVSKVAGSSLTSGGFNKAVDTIKTEAQA; this is encoded by the coding sequence ATGATCCGCACCACCGCCGTACCCCGTCCCGTCCGCGTCGGCACCGCCCTGCTGGGCGTCGCCGGCATCGTCACGCTGGCCGGGTGCTCGGGCGGCACCGCCACGGACGCCCCCGCCGAGAGCGCCGCCGCCCCGGCCGCCTCGTCGGCCCCCACCACGAGCGCGCCGACCTCGAGCACGGCCGGCGGGTCGACGGCGACGGGCGTCTACAAGGACGGCACGTACGAGGCCACCGGCCAGTACGCCACGCCCGAGAGCGTCGAGACGGTCGACGTGACCCTGACGATCGCCGGCGACACCGTCACCGCCGTCACAGTGACGGGCGACCCGCAGGCGGCCGAGTCGCGGCGCTACCAGAGCGAGTTCATCGGCGGTATCGCCGACGAGGTTGTGGGCAAGAAGCTCGACGAGATCTCGGTCAGCAAGGTCGCCGGCTCGTCGCTGACCAGCGGCGGCTTCAACAAGGCCGTCGACACGATCAAGACCGAGGCGCAGGCCTGA
- a CDS encoding FAD:protein FMN transferase, whose amino-acid sequence MTAPTATGSTWTFDAIGTTWAIDTAMPLSSVARDAVASVIDRFDGEWSRFRDDSLVSALAVGRSASVPAPADTDAMLSLYDELDAATAGAVNPLVGDALARAGYDARLTLVPSGAPEPAPRWRELVTWENGRLTVTRPSTIDVGALGKGRLVDLVLDAVRRHLDGDVVVDASGDLAVRGAPVRVALEHPHDATRAIGVVTVTDGALCASAINRRAWGGGLHHVLDARTGVPVRAYAGTWALADTAMRADALATALFFDGGPELAASWNAEWVRMHTDGRVEWSRGFAGEIFS is encoded by the coding sequence ATGACCGCTCCGACCGCGACGGGTTCGACCTGGACCTTCGACGCGATCGGCACGACGTGGGCGATCGACACGGCCATGCCGCTGTCGTCGGTCGCCCGCGACGCCGTGGCATCCGTCATCGACCGCTTCGACGGGGAGTGGTCGCGTTTCCGCGATGACTCCCTGGTCTCGGCGCTCGCGGTGGGCCGCTCGGCATCCGTTCCCGCCCCCGCCGACACGGATGCCATGCTCTCGCTGTACGACGAGCTCGACGCCGCGACGGCCGGGGCCGTGAACCCCCTGGTGGGCGACGCGCTGGCACGCGCGGGCTACGACGCACGGCTCACGCTCGTGCCGTCGGGCGCCCCCGAGCCCGCGCCCCGGTGGCGCGAGCTCGTCACGTGGGAGAACGGGCGGCTGACCGTGACGCGCCCGTCGACGATCGACGTCGGCGCCCTGGGCAAGGGGCGCCTGGTCGATCTCGTGCTCGACGCGGTTCGCCGGCACCTCGACGGCGACGTCGTCGTCGACGCCTCGGGAGACCTCGCCGTTCGGGGCGCCCCGGTCCGCGTCGCCCTCGAGCACCCTCACGATGCCACGCGCGCGATCGGCGTGGTCACGGTGACCGACGGCGCGCTGTGCGCGTCGGCGATCAACCGGCGCGCGTGGGGCGGTGGCTTGCACCACGTGCTCGACGCCCGCACCGGCGTCCCCGTGCGGGCGTACGCCGGGACCTGGGCGCTGGCCGACACCGCGATGCGGGCCGACGCCCTCGCCACGGCCCTGTTCTTCGACGGCGGGCCCGAGCTCGCGGCATCCTGGAACGCGGAGTGGGTACGCATGCACACCGACGGCCGCGTCGAGTGGTCGCGCGGATTCGCCGGCGAGATCTTCTCGTGA
- a CDS encoding FAD-dependent oxidoreductase, which translates to MSTTLTAGSTRMLGLIGRVSMYRLVMSSLGLLALIALVLSFAGQIGAQPLEIVVSAVVLAAACAATDLAVQSVLRMPRRLESSLITAAILLFVLRPTLEPLGLLGLALAGVVASGSKYLLAWRGRHVFNPAATGAAVLTIASIWAPDLGSSAWWVGSPWMAAPVLVLGAVLLLRTDKLPIVATFWLVAMVVAFVRTSVQFQAAGFPVDAPALLAQVAFSSPFLFLGAFMLSEPLTLPPRRTQQYVVAVVVGALAGWPIPVGEITLGQERALLVGNLLAFLFCLRAAVRLRVEGRRDLTPTVRELTFHAARPFSFSPGQYLELDVPHRRPDGRGTRREFSIASAPEDLPQVRIAFKDGSQSSYKKALAAVEPGSTLAVTGVWGDFVLPSRPTAPVLLVAAGIGVTPFVSQLRHLVATGQRRDVVLVYVASESTELAFRDDIAASGIPVVVFCPDEPADLPSGWTWAGPDRVDAEGLLRAVPDIARRAAYVSGPPRLIAALAPALKAARSLTTDAFAGY; encoded by the coding sequence ATGAGCACCACGCTCACCGCGGGCTCGACCCGCATGCTCGGCCTGATCGGCCGCGTCTCGATGTACCGACTGGTGATGTCGTCGCTGGGGCTGCTCGCCCTCATCGCCCTCGTGCTGTCGTTCGCGGGGCAGATCGGTGCGCAGCCCCTCGAGATCGTCGTCAGCGCCGTGGTGCTGGCCGCCGCCTGCGCCGCGACCGATCTCGCCGTGCAGAGCGTGCTCCGGATGCCGCGCCGTCTGGAGTCCTCGCTGATCACCGCCGCGATCCTGCTGTTCGTGCTACGCCCGACGCTGGAGCCGCTCGGCCTGCTCGGTCTCGCCCTCGCCGGGGTCGTGGCATCCGGCTCGAAGTACCTGCTCGCCTGGCGCGGGCGCCATGTCTTCAATCCGGCGGCCACGGGGGCTGCGGTGCTGACGATCGCGAGCATCTGGGCGCCCGACCTGGGGTCGTCGGCCTGGTGGGTCGGCTCGCCCTGGATGGCTGCCCCGGTGCTCGTGCTGGGTGCGGTGCTGCTGCTGCGCACCGACAAACTCCCCATCGTCGCGACCTTCTGGCTCGTCGCAATGGTGGTCGCTTTCGTGCGCACGAGCGTGCAGTTCCAGGCGGCCGGCTTCCCCGTCGACGCACCGGCTCTCCTGGCGCAGGTGGCGTTCTCTTCGCCGTTTCTCTTCCTCGGCGCTTTCATGCTGTCGGAGCCGCTGACCCTGCCCCCGCGGCGCACACAGCAGTACGTCGTCGCGGTGGTCGTGGGTGCGCTGGCGGGCTGGCCCATCCCCGTCGGAGAGATCACCCTCGGCCAGGAGCGTGCCCTGCTCGTCGGAAACCTCCTGGCGTTCCTGTTCTGCCTGCGGGCGGCCGTGCGCCTGCGCGTGGAGGGGCGTCGTGATCTGACGCCCACCGTGCGTGAGCTGACCTTCCACGCCGCCCGGCCCTTCTCGTTCTCGCCCGGACAGTATCTCGAGCTCGACGTGCCCCACCGTCGGCCCGACGGTCGCGGCACGCGCCGGGAGTTCTCGATCGCGTCGGCTCCGGAAGATCTGCCGCAGGTGCGCATCGCCTTCAAGGACGGCTCGCAGTCGTCGTACAAGAAGGCGCTGGCCGCGGTCGAGCCGGGCTCCACGCTGGCGGTGACGGGGGTGTGGGGCGATTTCGTGCTCCCGTCGCGCCCCACCGCGCCGGTGCTGCTGGTCGCGGCGGGCATCGGCGTGACGCCGTTCGTGTCGCAGCTGCGGCACCTCGTCGCCACCGGGCAGCGCCGTGACGTCGTTCTGGTCTACGTGGCATCGGAGTCGACCGAGCTCGCCTTCCGCGACGACATCGCCGCCAGCGGCATCCCCGTCGTCGTCTTCTGCCCCGACGAACCGGCCGACCTGCCGAGCGGGTGGACGTGGGCGGGGCCCGACCGCGTGGATGCCGAGGGGCTGCTGCGCGCGGTTCCCGACATCGCGCGGCGCGCGGCATACGTCTCGGGACCGCCGCGACTGATCGCCGCCCTGGCACCGGCGTTGAAGGCAGCGAGATCGCTCACGACCGACGCTTTCGCGGGGTATTGA
- a CDS encoding NUDIX domain-containing protein, protein MPTPDFVLELRRHVGTRPLPLVGVTAVIVRGDEILLGRRSDSGRLTPITRIVDPGEEPADAAAREAEEEAGVRIDVDRLTWVHQIPRVTYENGDQSDYLDLVFACTWVSGEPEPVDGEMTEVGWFPVDEVAALLDAEMAERVRAGLTVGPARFERAR, encoded by the coding sequence ATGCCCACCCCCGATTTCGTCCTCGAACTGCGCCGCCACGTCGGAACGCGTCCCCTGCCGCTCGTCGGCGTCACCGCCGTCATCGTGCGCGGCGACGAGATTCTGCTGGGGCGCCGCAGCGACTCCGGCCGTCTGACCCCCATCACCCGCATCGTCGACCCGGGGGAGGAACCGGCGGATGCTGCGGCCCGCGAGGCCGAGGAGGAGGCGGGCGTGCGCATCGACGTCGACCGTTTGACGTGGGTGCATCAGATCCCGCGGGTCACGTACGAAAACGGAGACCAGAGCGACTATCTCGACCTCGTCTTCGCCTGCACGTGGGTGTCGGGGGAGCCCGAGCCCGTCGACGGTGAGATGACCGAGGTCGGGTGGTTCCCGGTCGACGAGGTCGCCGCCCTGCTCGATGCCGAGATGGCGGAGCGCGTGCGCGCGGGGCTCACCGTCGGGCCGGCGCGGTTCGAGCGCGCCCGCTGA
- a CDS encoding sensor histidine kinase, producing MTAVIGMVAFILVMIGISTSAILSQVLLVNLDASVTETASEIQPRVSFQASAADVLESGRNPDGTLLVVNTRSGGPSGAVVAGDSVRALTTDDLSQIADALSSSGQTLTVDLPNLGEYFVKPYSAPGGSGAFLVGLPLSNVTGYIGAILTTVALVTAGGLLLLAVVIAIVIRLGLKPLRAVAETATRVASLRMDQGDVSITERVPAEQVDEHTEIGQVGAALNTLLDRVDASLTARQRNEELMRRFVADASHELRTPLASIRGFSELSLRAMRQAQDDESRQRTAMAVETTEQSLERIQAQSVRMTTLVEDLLLLARLDEGQELVYGSVDLARLAVEAVGDARPAGPDHSWTIDVPDEPVELAGDASRLHQVIANLLANARTHTPAGSVVAVSVTREGQEAVLRVHDDGPGIDPSVASQLFERFARADRSRDRKTGGTGLGLSIARAIVDAHNGTIAVHSIPGDTTFEVRLPAKPADPV from the coding sequence ATGACCGCCGTGATCGGCATGGTGGCGTTCATCCTGGTGATGATCGGTATCTCGACGAGCGCCATCCTCAGCCAAGTGTTGCTGGTGAATCTCGATGCGTCGGTCACAGAGACGGCGTCGGAGATCCAACCCCGCGTCTCCTTCCAGGCCAGTGCGGCCGACGTGCTCGAGTCGGGCCGCAATCCGGACGGCACGCTGCTGGTGGTGAACACACGTTCCGGCGGCCCCTCGGGCGCCGTCGTCGCCGGCGACAGCGTGCGCGCCCTCACGACCGACGACCTCTCCCAGATCGCCGACGCCCTGAGCTCGAGCGGCCAGACGCTGACCGTCGACCTGCCCAATCTCGGCGAGTACTTCGTCAAGCCCTACAGCGCACCCGGCGGCAGCGGCGCCTTCCTGGTGGGGCTGCCGCTGTCGAACGTGACGGGCTACATCGGCGCGATCCTCACCACGGTCGCACTCGTCACCGCGGGTGGCCTGCTACTGCTCGCCGTGGTCATCGCGATCGTCATCCGCCTGGGGCTGAAACCCCTCCGCGCGGTCGCCGAGACCGCCACCCGCGTCGCGTCGCTGCGCATGGACCAGGGTGACGTGTCGATCACCGAGCGCGTCCCCGCCGAGCAGGTCGACGAACACACCGAGATCGGTCAGGTCGGCGCCGCCCTGAACACCCTCCTCGACCGCGTCGACGCCTCGCTCACCGCTCGTCAGCGCAACGAGGAGCTCATGCGCCGGTTCGTGGCCGATGCCAGTCACGAACTGCGCACGCCCCTGGCATCCATCCGCGGGTTCTCGGAGCTGTCCCTGCGCGCCATGCGCCAGGCGCAAGACGATGAGAGCCGCCAGCGCACCGCCATGGCGGTCGAGACCACCGAGCAGTCGCTCGAGCGCATCCAGGCTCAGTCGGTGCGCATGACCACTCTCGTCGAAGACCTGCTGCTGCTCGCGCGGCTCGACGAGGGGCAGGAGCTCGTCTACGGCTCGGTCGATCTGGCCCGTCTGGCCGTCGAGGCCGTCGGCGACGCCCGCCCGGCCGGCCCCGACCACTCGTGGACCATCGACGTGCCCGACGAACCCGTCGAGCTGGCCGGCGACGCGTCACGCCTGCACCAAGTGATCGCGAACCTCCTCGCCAACGCCCGCACGCATACGCCGGCCGGAAGCGTCGTCGCCGTCTCGGTGACGCGGGAGGGTCAGGAAGCGGTGCTGCGCGTGCACGACGACGGGCCGGGCATCGACCCCTCCGTCGCCTCGCAGCTGTTCGAGCGCTTCGCGCGCGCCGACCGCTCCCGCGATCGAAAGACCGGGGGAACGGGGCTCGGGCTCTCCATTGCGCGGGCGATCGTCGACGCGCACAACGGCACGATCGCGGTGCACAGCATCCCGGGCGACACCACGTTCGAGGTGCGGCTGCCCGCGAAGCCGGCTGACCCCGTATGA
- a CDS encoding response regulator transcription factor: MTATAAAPAFTRPDGSALRVLVVDDEQMLTDLLSMALRMEGWEVKTAGSGFDALTAARDFEPDAMVLDIMMPDLDGMAVLQRLRHSGNDVPVLFLTAKDAVADRVAGLTAGGDDYVTKPFSLEEVVARLRGLMRRAGTALTRDSEPILRVGDLSLNEDSHEVVRGGHEIELTATEFELLRFLMRNQRRVVSKAQILDRVWNYDFGGRSSVVELYISYLRKKIDAGHEPLIHTVRGVGYMIKAPQ; the protein is encoded by the coding sequence ATGACCGCGACCGCCGCCGCCCCCGCCTTCACCCGCCCCGACGGGAGCGCCCTGCGGGTGCTCGTCGTCGACGACGAGCAGATGCTCACCGACCTGCTGTCGATGGCGCTGCGCATGGAGGGCTGGGAAGTGAAGACCGCCGGCTCCGGCTTCGACGCCCTCACCGCCGCCCGCGACTTCGAACCGGATGCCATGGTGCTCGACATCATGATGCCCGACCTCGACGGCATGGCGGTGCTGCAGCGGCTGCGTCACTCGGGCAATGACGTGCCGGTGCTGTTCCTCACCGCGAAGGACGCCGTCGCCGATCGCGTCGCCGGGCTCACCGCCGGCGGCGACGACTACGTCACCAAGCCCTTCAGCCTCGAAGAGGTCGTCGCGCGACTTCGGGGTCTCATGCGCCGGGCCGGCACGGCGCTGACCCGCGACTCCGAGCCCATCCTGCGTGTCGGCGACCTGTCGCTCAACGAAGACAGCCACGAGGTCGTGCGCGGCGGCCACGAGATCGAGCTGACCGCGACGGAGTTCGAGCTGCTGCGCTTCCTCATGCGCAACCAGCGGCGCGTGGTGTCGAAGGCGCAGATCCTCGACCGCGTGTGGAACTACGACTTCGGCGGTCGTTCGAGCGTGGTGGAGCTGTACATCTCGTACCTGCGCAAGAAGATCGACGCCGGACACGAACCGCTCATCCACACCGTGCGCGGCGTCGGCTACATGATCAAAGCCCCGCAGTGA
- the gndA gene encoding NADP-dependent phosphogluconate dehydrogenase yields MTSTPSPTGPSTDQDQAPHQAAQVHEGAPGIEEVDRPTAEADSAPEGQGEARANIGVVGLAVMGSNLARNLASREGNTVAVFNRSRSKTDELLAAHPEAEFVPSFSYEDFAASLSVPRTAIIMVKAGRPTDFVIDELVKVFEPGDIIVDGGNALFTDTIRREKAVRDTGINYVGMGVSGGEEGALLGPSLMPGGSDESWITLGPILKGIAAVAEGEACVTHVGHDGAGHFVKMVHNGIEYADMQLIAEAYDLIRRATGKTPAEIADVFAEWNRGELESYLIEITAEVLRQTDAETGKPLVDIILDQAGAKGTGAWTVQTALDLGVPVSGIAEATFARSLSSHPEQREVSRELPGPSGTDLLSGEDADAFIEQVRLALYASKIVAYSQGFDEIRAGAAQYDWAIDLGAVSKIWRGGCIIRAQFLNRIAEAYDAEATLPVLLTAPYFVEALGRAQDAWRHIVSLSAASGIPAPAFSSSLAYYDGLRAERLPAALIQGQRDFFGAHTYRRIDKEGTFHTLWSGDRTEIEAEDTH; encoded by the coding sequence ATGACGTCCACCCCCTCCCCGACCGGACCTTCGACCGACCAGGACCAGGCGCCCCACCAGGCCGCGCAGGTGCACGAGGGTGCACCCGGGATCGAAGAGGTCGATCGCCCCACCGCCGAGGCCGACTCGGCCCCCGAGGGCCAGGGCGAGGCCCGCGCCAACATCGGTGTCGTCGGCCTGGCCGTCATGGGCTCCAACCTGGCCCGCAACCTCGCCAGCCGCGAGGGCAACACGGTCGCGGTGTTCAACCGGTCGCGGTCCAAGACCGACGAGCTGCTCGCGGCGCACCCCGAGGCGGAGTTCGTGCCGTCGTTCTCGTACGAGGACTTCGCGGCGTCGCTCTCGGTGCCGCGCACGGCGATCATCATGGTCAAGGCGGGCCGCCCCACCGACTTCGTCATCGACGAGCTCGTCAAGGTGTTCGAGCCGGGCGACATCATCGTCGACGGCGGCAACGCCCTGTTCACCGACACCATCCGCCGCGAGAAGGCCGTGCGCGACACGGGCATCAACTACGTGGGCATGGGCGTCTCGGGCGGCGAGGAGGGCGCGCTGCTGGGCCCCTCGCTCATGCCCGGCGGGTCCGACGAGTCGTGGATCACGCTCGGACCCATCCTGAAGGGCATCGCCGCGGTCGCCGAGGGCGAGGCGTGCGTGACGCACGTCGGCCACGACGGCGCCGGTCACTTCGTGAAGATGGTGCACAACGGCATCGAGTACGCCGACATGCAGCTCATCGCCGAGGCGTACGACCTCATTCGCCGCGCGACCGGCAAGACCCCGGCCGAGATCGCCGACGTGTTCGCCGAGTGGAACCGCGGCGAGCTGGAGTCCTACCTCATCGAGATCACCGCCGAGGTGCTGCGTCAGACCGACGCCGAGACCGGTAAGCCCCTCGTCGACATCATCCTCGACCAGGCCGGCGCCAAGGGCACCGGCGCATGGACCGTGCAGACCGCGCTCGATCTGGGTGTTCCCGTCTCGGGCATCGCCGAGGCCACATTCGCGCGCTCGCTGTCGAGCCACCCCGAGCAGCGCGAGGTCTCGCGCGAGCTCCCCGGACCCTCCGGCACCGACCTGCTCTCGGGCGAGGACGCCGACGCCTTCATCGAGCAGGTGCGCCTGGCGCTGTACGCCTCGAAGATCGTCGCGTACTCGCAGGGGTTCGATGAGATCCGCGCGGGAGCCGCGCAGTACGACTGGGCGATCGACCTCGGCGCGGTGTCGAAGATCTGGCGCGGCGGCTGCATCATTCGCGCACAGTTCCTCAACCGCATCGCCGAGGCCTACGACGCCGAGGCCACCCTGCCCGTGCTGTTGACCGCGCCGTACTTCGTCGAGGCGCTCGGGCGCGCCCAGGACGCGTGGCGTCACATCGTGTCGCTGTCGGCGGCCAGCGGCATCCCCGCCCCCGCCTTCAGCTCGTCGCTGGCGTACTACGACGGCCTGCGCGCCGAGCGTCTGCCGGCGGCCCTCATCCAGGGCCAGCGCGACTTCTTCGGGGCGCACACCTACCGCCGTATCGACAAGGAGGGCACGTTCCACACCCTCTGGTCGGGCGATCGCACCGAGATCGAGGCCGAAGACACCCACTGA
- a CDS encoding gluconokinase has protein sequence MASTAPVLVFMGPAGTGKSTVAGMLAGRLGWDFQEGDDLHPAENVAKMAAGHALNDDDRWPWLDRVAAWIDGQIAIGRPGVITCSALKRSYRDVLRRDPVSFVLLMGDPALVLQRLMRRQGHFMPPALLTSQFETLEMPDADEQAIRIDLDLPPQEQVDEVIALLHLARAS, from the coding sequence ATGGCATCCACCGCCCCCGTCCTCGTGTTCATGGGCCCCGCCGGCACCGGCAAATCCACCGTCGCAGGCATGCTCGCCGGGCGCCTCGGCTGGGACTTCCAAGAGGGCGATGACCTGCACCCCGCCGAGAACGTCGCCAAGATGGCGGCCGGTCACGCGCTCAACGACGACGACCGTTGGCCGTGGCTCGACCGCGTCGCCGCGTGGATCGACGGGCAGATCGCCATCGGGCGTCCGGGAGTGATCACGTGCTCCGCGCTCAAGCGCAGCTATCGCGACGTGCTCCGCCGTGACCCGGTGTCGTTCGTCCTGCTCATGGGAGACCCGGCGCTGGTGCTGCAGCGCCTCATGCGCCGCCAGGGGCACTTCATGCCGCCCGCGCTGCTGACGTCGCAGTTCGAGACCCTCGAGATGCCGGATGCCGATGAGCAGGCGATCCGCATCGACCTCGACCTCCCGCCGCAGGAGCAGGTCGACGAGGTCATCGCCTTGCTGCACCTCGCTCGAGCGTCCTGA
- a CDS encoding GntP family permease has translation MALSPLPATTVFAAAEPVSTAPAGQLITAALIGIALIVVLITWGKLHPFLALTIGGFTTGVIAGMPIATAVTSFTGGFGSTMGGVGILIALGAIYGKLLADSGGADRIVDTLVARATPRSLPWVMGLIGAIIGLPMFFEVGLVLLVPVIILVARRSGVSLMKIAIPTLAGLSAMHGLVPPHPGPLAAIAALDANLGLTLAFGVLVAIPAVIIAGPLFAPIAARWAPVPVPDLFVSAEEKGEEPARRPSFAATLGSILLPVFLMLLKAVADIVAPGSNDIWKVVVDFLGLPIIALLLAVLVGFVVLGRGAGFDRARLTGVVGSSLGPIAGILLIVGAGGGFKQVLVDTGIGKVIADLVAGSSFSVLFLAWLVAVVIRVATGSATVATITAAGILQPLTETLDAPMTALLVLAIGAGSVFLSHVNDAGFWLIKEYFGLDIPMTLKTWTVLECVISVTGLAGVLVISAFV, from the coding sequence ATGGCCCTCTCCCCCCTCCCCGCTACGACGGTGTTCGCCGCTGCGGAGCCCGTATCCACCGCCCCCGCCGGGCAGTTGATCACCGCCGCCCTCATCGGCATCGCCCTCATCGTGGTGCTGATCACGTGGGGCAAGCTCCACCCCTTCCTCGCCTTGACCATCGGCGGATTCACCACGGGCGTCATCGCCGGCATGCCCATCGCCACCGCGGTGACCAGCTTCACCGGCGGCTTCGGCTCGACGATGGGCGGGGTCGGCATCCTGATCGCCCTCGGTGCGATCTACGGCAAGCTCCTCGCCGACTCCGGCGGCGCCGACCGCATCGTCGACACCCTCGTCGCCCGGGCGACCCCGCGCTCGCTCCCCTGGGTCATGGGTCTGATCGGCGCGATCATCGGCCTGCCGATGTTCTTCGAGGTCGGTCTCGTACTGCTCGTGCCGGTCATCATCCTCGTCGCCCGCCGCTCGGGCGTCTCGCTGATGAAGATCGCCATCCCCACCCTCGCCGGCCTCTCCGCGATGCACGGTCTCGTGCCCCCGCACCCGGGGCCGCTCGCCGCCATCGCCGCTCTGGATGCCAACCTCGGACTGACCCTCGCCTTCGGCGTGCTCGTCGCGATCCCCGCCGTCATCATCGCCGGCCCGCTGTTCGCGCCCATCGCCGCCCGCTGGGCACCGGTCCCCGTGCCCGACCTCTTCGTCTCGGCGGAAGAGAAGGGTGAGGAGCCCGCGCGCCGCCCCTCGTTCGCCGCGACGCTCGGCAGCATCCTCCTGCCGGTCTTCCTCATGCTGCTCAAGGCCGTCGCCGACATCGTCGCGCCCGGCTCGAACGACATCTGGAAGGTCGTCGTCGACTTCCTCGGCCTGCCGATCATCGCCCTGCTGCTCGCGGTGCTCGTCGGCTTCGTCGTGCTCGGCCGCGGCGCCGGCTTCGACCGTGCGCGGCTGACGGGTGTCGTCGGCTCCTCGCTCGGCCCGATCGCCGGCATCCTGCTCATCGTGGGCGCCGGCGGAGGCTTCAAGCAGGTGCTCGTCGACACCGGCATCGGCAAGGTCATCGCCGATCTCGTCGCCGGCTCCAGCTTCTCGGTACTGTTCCTCGCGTGGCTCGTCGCCGTCGTCATCCGCGTCGCGACGGGATCGGCGACCGTCGCGACGATCACCGCGGCCGGCATCCTGCAGCCGCTCACCGAAACCCTCGACGCTCCCATGACCGCGCTGCTCGTGCTCGCGATCGGCGCCGGCTCGGTGTTCCTCAGCCACGTCAACGACGCCGGCTTCTGGCTCATCAAGGAATACTTCGGTCTCGACATCCCGATGACCCTGAAAACATGGACCGTGCTCGAGTGCGTGATCTCGGTCACGGGTCTGGCCGGCGTCCTCGTCATCAGCGCGTTCGTCTGA
- a CDS encoding FadR/GntR family transcriptional regulator: protein MDRPTVASLHDALVDRLGSAIVDGQLAAGSRLVTAELSPGSSRGAGREAVRVLQSLGLVRVRRKTGVEVLPVTQWNVYAPEIIAWRLAGPGRTAQLRELSELRGAIEPLAARSAAVHATDAQRQELVAAVMEMARTERDADGAEYLAADVRFHRTLLAASGNTMFGALGSVVESVLVGRTLHELMPHDANPHAVRWHQDVAFAVAAGRAEEAAQAMSLIVREAGQAMASAISAQ, encoded by the coding sequence ATGGACCGTCCGACCGTGGCGTCGCTGCACGACGCTCTCGTCGACCGTCTCGGATCCGCCATCGTCGACGGGCAGCTCGCCGCCGGGTCGCGCCTCGTGACGGCGGAGCTGTCGCCCGGATCCTCGCGGGGTGCGGGGCGGGAGGCGGTGCGGGTGCTGCAGTCCCTCGGCCTCGTGCGCGTGCGCCGGAAGACCGGCGTCGAGGTGCTCCCGGTGACGCAGTGGAACGTCTACGCGCCCGAGATCATCGCCTGGCGCCTGGCCGGGCCGGGCCGCACGGCGCAACTGCGCGAGCTCAGCGAGCTGCGCGGGGCGATCGAGCCGCTCGCGGCCCGATCGGCGGCCGTGCACGCCACCGACGCACAGCGTCAGGAGCTGGTGGCCGCGGTGATGGAGATGGCGCGTACCGAACGCGATGCCGACGGCGCCGAGTACCTCGCGGCCGACGTCCGGTTCCACCGCACCCTGCTCGCGGCATCCGGCAACACCATGTTCGGAGCCCTCGGCTCCGTCGTGGAGTCGGTGCTCGTGGGCAGGACGCTGCACGAGCTCATGCCGCACGACGCCAACCCGCATGCGGTGCGCTGGCACCAGGACGTCGCCTTCGCCGTCGCCGCCGGCCGGGCTGAGGAGGCGGCGCAGGCGATGAGCCTCATCGTGCGTGAGGCCGGCCAGGCCATGGCCTCGGCGATCTCGGCGCAGTGA